In Aliiglaciecola sp. LCG003, a genomic segment contains:
- the tyrR gene encoding transcriptional regulator TyrR, with the protein MRLEITCQDRLGITQDILDILVNYEIDLRGIEIDKSGKIFLNFPNIEFDDFQHFMPEIRRIKGIEDVKTTPFMPIEREQNQLRALLQTLPDPIFSLDTKGRILLVNDAVVASIEQQPEQMLGSEINEFVRGFNFQKWLDGKTVAAQTLKVNFLEQDFLADILPVMIPDADGESILAGALLMLKSEFRLGQQLTVFHQASNDSFASVQATSNSMKKVVREATRMSELDGPILILGETGTGKEMLARACHEASRRASGEFLALNCASLPDSVAETELFGYAAGAFGQSEGKAGILEQAKAGTLFLDEVGDMSAQLQAKLLRVLQNGTFRRVGDSNEVTVDVRIVCTTQKDLSKLIEDGEFREDLYYRLNVLSLIVPPLRERKSDIIPLADRFLKQHSMKLGRRAPKLSKSCIDYLQTYPWPGNVRQLENALYRALSLLEGNEMSKEHIQLPSSSTSISFVPEDFEGTLEDEVKRYEKNLLRRLYPFYPSTRQLAKKLGLSHTAIANKLREYGINKKTVKI; encoded by the coding sequence ATGCGCTTGGAAATTACCTGCCAGGATCGCCTGGGTATTACTCAGGATATATTGGATATATTAGTCAACTACGAAATTGATCTTCGTGGTATCGAAATCGATAAATCCGGCAAAATATTCCTGAATTTTCCCAATATAGAATTTGATGACTTTCAACACTTCATGCCAGAGATACGCCGTATTAAAGGTATTGAAGATGTTAAAACAACCCCATTCATGCCCATTGAGCGGGAACAGAATCAACTTAGAGCCCTTTTACAAACCTTACCCGATCCGATTTTTTCTTTGGACACTAAAGGGCGTATTCTGTTGGTCAATGATGCGGTAGTCGCCAGTATTGAGCAGCAACCTGAGCAGATGTTAGGCAGTGAAATCAACGAATTCGTCCGTGGTTTTAATTTTCAGAAGTGGCTAGATGGCAAGACAGTTGCAGCTCAGACACTTAAAGTGAATTTTTTGGAACAAGATTTTCTGGCAGATATTTTACCTGTCATGATCCCCGATGCAGACGGTGAATCTATTTTGGCAGGGGCACTATTGATGCTCAAATCCGAGTTTCGCCTAGGCCAGCAACTCACCGTATTTCATCAAGCCAGTAACGATAGTTTTGCGTCGGTTCAGGCCACCAGTAATAGCATGAAGAAAGTGGTTCGCGAAGCCACTCGCATGTCTGAGTTAGATGGCCCAATTTTAATTCTTGGTGAAACCGGAACGGGCAAAGAAATGCTGGCAAGAGCCTGTCATGAGGCGAGTCGGCGTGCCAGTGGAGAGTTTTTGGCGCTCAATTGTGCCTCATTGCCTGATAGTGTGGCTGAGACTGAACTATTTGGATATGCCGCGGGGGCTTTTGGCCAATCAGAAGGTAAGGCCGGTATTCTAGAACAAGCCAAAGCTGGGACCTTATTCTTGGATGAAGTGGGTGATATGTCTGCGCAGTTACAAGCCAAACTATTGCGTGTCCTACAAAATGGCACCTTTCGCCGCGTAGGGGACTCCAATGAGGTCACAGTTGATGTGCGAATTGTATGTACCACACAAAAAGATTTGTCCAAATTGATCGAAGATGGCGAATTTAGAGAAGATTTATATTATCGACTCAATGTACTTAGCTTAATCGTGCCGCCTTTAAGAGAGCGCAAGTCGGACATCATTCCATTGGCTGATCGTTTTCTTAAGCAGCACAGCATGAAATTGGGTAGACGAGCTCCCAAACTGAGTAAGTCTTGTATTGATTATCTACAAACTTACCCATGGCCAGGTAATGTTAGACAATTGGAAAATGCGCTATATAGAGCCCTTTCTCTATTAGAGGGCAATGAAATGAGTAAAGAACACATTCAATTGCCGTCTAGTTCAACCAGTATCAGCTTTGTGCCCGAAGATTTCGAAGGTACCTTAGAGGATGAAGTTAAACGCTATGAGAAAAATTTATTAAGGCGTCTTTACCCCTTCTATCCCAGCACTCGACAACTGGCCAAAAAACTGGGCTTGAGTCATACAGCAATCGCTAACAAATTGCGTGAATATGGCATAAATAAGAAGACTGTAAAAATTTAG
- the phhA gene encoding phenylalanine 4-monooxygenase, which produces MSKVTKYVSHTADENGNVKWSSDENRVWQDLVERQLECIKGRACDEYMQGLDLLDLPKDRVPQLAEVNQVLAVHTGWQVEQVPSLINFDAFFNLLANKKFPVATFIRSREDFDYLQEPDIFHEIFGHCPLLTNPAFAHFTHTYGKLGLAASKEDRAYLARLYWFTVEFGLLHTAQGPRIYGGGILSSPGETVYALESDVPDRLPLEPLEVLRTPYRIDIMQPVYFMLNHFEQLFDLAQMDVMALVNTAKKLGLHPAKFEAKNKLAS; this is translated from the coding sequence ATGTCTAAAGTGACGAAGTATGTTTCTCATACAGCCGATGAAAACGGTAATGTTAAATGGTCATCTGATGAAAATCGGGTGTGGCAAGATCTTGTAGAAAGACAATTAGAGTGTATCAAAGGGCGGGCATGTGACGAATACATGCAGGGACTGGATCTGTTAGATCTGCCGAAAGATAGGGTGCCGCAATTAGCTGAGGTTAACCAGGTTTTGGCTGTGCATACCGGTTGGCAAGTAGAACAAGTCCCATCGTTGATCAACTTCGATGCCTTTTTCAATTTATTAGCCAACAAGAAATTCCCGGTTGCGACTTTTATTCGCAGTCGTGAAGATTTTGATTACTTACAGGAGCCGGATATATTCCATGAAATTTTTGGCCATTGTCCGCTATTGACTAACCCTGCTTTTGCGCACTTTACCCATACCTATGGAAAATTAGGCTTGGCGGCAAGCAAGGAAGATCGAGCGTATTTAGCTCGACTCTATTGGTTTACTGTTGAGTTTGGTTTATTGCACACGGCCCAAGGACCACGGATCTATGGTGGTGGAATTTTGTCCTCTCCGGGGGAAACCGTCTACGCTCTAGAAAGTGACGTACCTGACCGCTTGCCATTAGAACCTTTAGAGGTACTTCGCACCCCTTATCGAATCGACATTATGCAGCCTGTATATTTTATGTTGAATCATTTTGAGCAGTTATTTGATTTGGCTCAAATGGATGTAATGGCGTTGGTTAATACGGCTAAGAAGTTAGGTTTACATCCCGCAAAGTTCGAAGCTAAGAATAAATTAGCTAGTTAA
- a CDS encoding homogentisate 1,2-dioxygenase, which yields MRKWIQFPRQEGISSRQAHADFPEKAIYEREIGRSGFFGPATHLHHTHAPTAWSDWQGPLRPRAFDLNLLGQQGVEVECDSPWSAPVILSNAHCLYRIWHCKQAMSKLARNADGDELLFVHQGSAELFCDYGHMQINQGDYVVIPRSTMWRLEPHSPMQILMIEATNDSYQLPEKGLVGPHAIFDAGMLDTPAINEQFSAQYSEQTWQVEIKRHNQQSVVTYPFNPLDAIGWHGDLSVVRINWRDIRPLMSHRYHLPPSAHTTFVASRFVICTFVPRPIESDPGALKVPFYHNNDDYDEVLFYHEGDFFSRDNIEKGMVTFHPAGFTHGPHPKAFAAGQAHKKTFTDEVAVMLDTRDALEVSEQAGKVENSQYVNSWQVK from the coding sequence ATGCGTAAATGGATCCAATTTCCTCGTCAGGAAGGGATATCTTCTCGACAAGCTCATGCTGACTTTCCTGAAAAGGCGATATATGAGCGGGAAATTGGTCGCAGTGGCTTTTTTGGTCCTGCTACCCACTTGCATCATACTCATGCTCCTACAGCTTGGTCTGATTGGCAGGGGCCTTTGCGGCCCCGCGCATTTGACCTAAACTTGCTGGGGCAACAGGGTGTTGAGGTTGAGTGCGACTCGCCTTGGTCTGCGCCTGTCATTTTAAGTAATGCACATTGTCTTTATCGTATCTGGCATTGTAAACAAGCTATGTCAAAGCTGGCACGAAACGCCGATGGTGATGAGCTTCTGTTTGTGCATCAAGGCAGCGCTGAACTATTCTGTGATTATGGTCACATGCAGATTAACCAGGGTGATTACGTGGTTATTCCCCGCAGCACTATGTGGCGCTTAGAGCCGCATAGTCCGATGCAAATATTGATGATTGAAGCTACCAATGATAGTTATCAATTACCTGAGAAGGGATTGGTTGGTCCCCATGCTATTTTTGATGCAGGCATGTTGGACACACCAGCCATTAATGAGCAATTTAGCGCACAATATTCTGAACAAACATGGCAAGTAGAGATTAAACGCCATAACCAGCAATCTGTAGTGACCTATCCATTCAACCCCTTGGATGCAATTGGTTGGCATGGGGACTTGTCAGTAGTGCGGATTAACTGGCGAGATATTCGTCCACTTATGAGTCATCGGTATCACTTACCACCTTCGGCGCACACTACCTTTGTTGCCAGTCGATTTGTGATCTGTACCTTTGTTCCTCGGCCAATAGAAAGCGATCCTGGTGCTTTGAAAGTGCCCTTTTACCATAATAACGATGATTACGACGAGGTGCTCTTCTATCATGAAGGCGATTTTTTCAGTCGAGATAACATCGAGAAAGGTATGGTGACATTTCATCCAGCTGGCTTTACACATGGTCCCCATCCTAAGGCCTTCGCCGCAGGGCAAGCCCATAAAAAAACCTTCACTGACGAAGTTGCAGTGATGCTAGACACAAGAGACGCACTCGAGGTTTCAGAGCAAGCCGGTAAAGTGGAAAATAGCCAGTATGTGAACAGTTGGCAAGTTAAGTAA
- a CDS encoding Lrp/AsnC family transcriptional regulator has product MKFDKFDREILRVLQKDATVSMADLSQKVGLSHTPCWRRVKRMEAEGIIKQKVTLLDSKKLNLGVSVFIYVTLKNHDGDSLNDFEASVQNIDEIVECHTTSGEKDYLLKVIVESIEEYEQLLKSKLTHLPLVDHLSSTFALKQVKNTTELPIKNQ; this is encoded by the coding sequence ATGAAGTTTGATAAATTTGACCGCGAAATTCTCCGCGTATTACAAAAAGATGCTACTGTTTCGATGGCTGATTTAAGTCAGAAAGTGGGGTTATCCCATACTCCCTGTTGGCGCAGAGTAAAACGCATGGAAGCGGAAGGCATCATAAAACAGAAAGTCACACTTTTAGATAGTAAAAAGCTCAATTTAGGGGTTAGCGTGTTCATTTACGTAACCTTGAAAAATCATGATGGCGACTCACTCAATGATTTTGAAGCCTCTGTGCAAAATATCGATGAGATTGTTGAATGCCATACCACCAGTGGTGAAAAAGACTACCTACTCAAAGTGATCGTTGAAAGTATCGAAGAGTATGAACAATTGTTAAAAAGCAAGTTGACCCACCTTCCCTTGGTAGATCATCTCAGTTCAACCTTTGCCCTCAAGCAAGTAAAAAACACCACCGAATTACCGATAAAAAATCAATAA
- the hppD gene encoding 4-hydroxyphenylpyruvate dioxygenase, translated as MTQDFDYNPLNSDGFEFVEYTAADDKGIQDLKDLFLSLGFAEVAKHRSKRVWLFKQGDINFIVNAEPASQAEEFARLRGPSVCGMAFRVKDAGKALQHAVKNGAKQFVGNLGAMELNIPAVYGIGESTLYFVDRYGDESIYQVDFKFYPDWQQRMKDTDAGLEVLDHLTHNVKRGNMAVWADFYERIGNFREIRYFDIEGKLTGLVSKAMTSPCGKIRIPINESSDDKSQIEEFIREYNGEGIQHIALSTDDIYKTVRDLKARGLKFMDTPDTYYEKVDERVAGHGEDLDMLKELRILVDGAPMKDGILLQIFTDTVIGPVFFEIIQRKGNEGFGEGNFKALFESIEQDQIRRGVIDANGEKSDA; from the coding sequence ATGACACAAGATTTTGATTACAATCCGTTAAACAGTGACGGTTTCGAATTTGTCGAATATACCGCAGCGGATGATAAAGGGATCCAAGATTTAAAAGATTTATTTTTATCATTAGGTTTTGCCGAAGTAGCAAAGCATAGATCCAAGCGGGTGTGGTTATTCAAGCAAGGCGACATTAACTTTATCGTAAACGCTGAACCGGCATCACAAGCTGAAGAATTTGCTAGATTGCGTGGACCTAGCGTATGTGGAATGGCATTTCGCGTGAAAGACGCAGGCAAAGCACTGCAACACGCAGTTAAAAATGGCGCGAAACAATTCGTCGGTAATTTAGGCGCGATGGAACTAAATATTCCAGCTGTATATGGAATTGGCGAAAGTACGCTGTATTTTGTCGACCGTTACGGTGATGAATCTATTTACCAAGTCGATTTTAAATTCTACCCAGATTGGCAACAACGGATGAAAGATACCGATGCTGGACTAGAGGTTTTAGACCATCTTACTCACAACGTGAAACGCGGAAATATGGCTGTATGGGCAGACTTCTATGAGCGTATCGGTAACTTCCGCGAAATCCGTTATTTTGATATTGAAGGAAAGCTAACGGGGTTAGTTAGCAAGGCTATGACTTCACCATGCGGTAAAATCCGTATTCCAATCAATGAGTCTTCTGATGATAAGTCGCAGATTGAAGAGTTTATTCGTGAGTACAACGGCGAAGGCATACAACATATTGCGTTGTCCACCGATGATATTTATAAAACAGTGCGGGATCTAAAAGCGCGCGGCTTGAAGTTTATGGACACACCAGACACTTATTATGAAAAAGTCGATGAGCGTGTAGCAGGTCATGGCGAAGATCTTGATATGCTCAAAGAGCTTCGTATTTTGGTCGACGGCGCGCCGATGAAAGATGGTATCTTGCTACAAATTTTTACTGACACTGTAATCGGGCCGGTTTTCTTCGAAATTATTCAACGCAAAGGCAATGAAGGTTTCGGTGAAGGAAACTTTAAAGCGCTATTTGAATCCATTGAACAGGATCAAATTCGCCGCGGTGTGATTGACGCAAACGGAGAAAAAAGCGATGCGTAA
- the maiA gene encoding maleylacetoacetate isomerase: protein MSLYLHGYWRSTATYRVRIALNLKQLDYTYVPVHLVKDGGQQYSSEYAALNPAQLVPTFVDDDEDIFLNQSMAIIEYLDERYDKGASLLPSDRLDRARVRALSQDIACDIQPLGNLRVLNHLDAQFGADQAARSDWAKHWIEKGFDGIEKRLNNTATDYCFGFDLSMADVILVPQVYNAVRFGVDMHKYPNIQHVAKNCNKLTAFIDALPENQIDGAK, encoded by the coding sequence ATGAGTTTATATTTACATGGTTATTGGCGGTCGACCGCGACTTATCGGGTTCGGATCGCGTTGAATCTCAAGCAGCTTGATTACACTTATGTGCCTGTGCATTTAGTTAAGGATGGTGGTCAACAATATAGCTCAGAATACGCTGCTCTTAATCCTGCTCAATTAGTGCCCACCTTTGTTGACGATGACGAAGATATCTTTCTGAATCAGTCTATGGCGATAATCGAGTACTTAGATGAACGTTATGATAAGGGGGCCAGCTTGTTACCTAGTGATAGGTTAGATCGGGCGCGAGTCCGTGCTCTGTCCCAGGATATCGCCTGCGATATTCAACCTTTGGGCAATTTACGGGTGCTGAATCATCTTGATGCGCAATTTGGCGCAGATCAGGCTGCTCGCAGCGACTGGGCCAAGCATTGGATTGAAAAAGGCTTTGATGGAATTGAAAAGCGTCTAAACAATACCGCTACCGACTACTGTTTTGGCTTTGATTTGAGTATGGCTGATGTCATTCTTGTTCCGCAAGTCTACAATGCCGTTCGCTTTGGTGTGGACATGCACAAATACCCAAATATCCAGCATGTAGCCAAAAACTGTAATAAGCTAACGGCATTCATTGATGCGTTGCCAGAAAATCAAATCGACGGGGCTAAATAA
- a CDS encoding Glu/Leu/Phe/Val dehydrogenase dimerization domain-containing protein, whose translation MSVFDHKEFDNHEQVAFFSDKQTGLQAIIAVHNTNLGPSLGGCRMWPYADSAEALNDVLRLSRGMTYKAAMAQLKLGGGKAVILGDPRKHKSPEMMRAMGRFVEQMGGRYITAEDSGIAVSDIKLMGESTQHISGVSAKYRYDGGEADGNPAPSTAFGVFTGLKASVEYALKTDLKGVRVAVQGLGHVGYRLAKHLHEHGAKLFVTDIYEDSIARAVEEFGAVAVAPRDIFDAEVDVYAPCAMGASINHNTIERISAKVIAGAANNQLAEESLGEVLRQKGVLYAPDYVINAGGVIDIYHQRMLSTAEAMRAHIEGIADTLLEIYTRSEQNQQPTNVVSNSIAEERFLTE comes from the coding sequence ATGTCAGTGTTTGACCACAAAGAGTTTGATAACCATGAGCAGGTTGCTTTTTTTTCCGACAAGCAAACTGGCTTGCAAGCAATCATTGCAGTGCACAACACTAATTTAGGTCCATCGTTAGGGGGTTGCAGAATGTGGCCTTACGCCGATAGCGCAGAAGCGTTAAATGATGTTCTTCGCTTGTCTCGTGGCATGACCTATAAGGCGGCAATGGCTCAGCTCAAACTTGGCGGTGGGAAAGCCGTTATCCTAGGTGATCCTCGAAAGCACAAAAGCCCAGAAATGATGAGAGCGATGGGGCGCTTTGTTGAACAAATGGGTGGTCGTTATATCACAGCCGAAGATTCAGGTATTGCCGTTAGTGACATCAAATTAATGGGCGAGAGCACCCAACATATATCCGGGGTGAGCGCCAAATACCGTTATGATGGTGGTGAAGCGGATGGTAATCCAGCACCATCAACCGCATTTGGCGTCTTTACTGGTCTAAAAGCGAGTGTTGAATATGCTTTAAAAACAGACTTGAAAGGCGTTCGCGTGGCTGTTCAAGGCTTGGGACATGTGGGGTATCGGTTAGCTAAGCACCTCCACGAGCACGGTGCTAAATTATTTGTGACTGATATTTATGAAGACAGTATCGCTCGTGCGGTAGAAGAGTTTGGCGCCGTTGCCGTCGCCCCTCGTGATATTTTCGATGCGGAAGTAGATGTTTATGCGCCTTGTGCCATGGGCGCGTCTATTAATCATAATACTATTGAGCGCATCTCTGCAAAAGTCATAGCAGGTGCTGCCAATAATCAGTTAGCCGAAGAGTCGTTAGGTGAAGTACTACGCCAAAAAGGCGTGCTCTACGCACCTGATTATGTCATCAATGCGGGTGGTGTTATTGATATATATCATCAGCGCATGCTAAGTACTGCAGAAGCCATGCGAGCCCACATCGAAGGCATAGCCGATACATTACTAGAAATCTATACCCGTTCAGAGCAAAACCAACAACCTACTAATGTGGTTTCAAATAGTATTGCCGAAGAACGCTTTTTAACCGAATAA
- a CDS encoding TonB-dependent receptor, with translation MFTNSKLAKSVRLAMAFGAASTAMVASTSVIAQEEGASSVEKISVTGSRIQRTDLEGASPVISITAADIKMEGDFTVADALRSSSLNSFGSFSERSGSSAQSQATINLRGAGSRRTLVLLNGRRFPGSPTLGGASANLNAIPFAAVERIDIMTEGASAVYGSDAMAGVVNVILKEDYEGLTFNIGAGHRDQDEGTTSKEFSIVGGVSNDKGNITFAFDHQERKGISDGARPYTAASMTDFDGDGVIQAYQETSGWSYFGATVLTPDFGTATASPLCGDLTAEYGSNTFQEVRADQDWGAGSTYCMYAYANVSYNTASIDRNTLYVNANYEVADDIEWFGQAMFVQNSSFGRYAPPAAAWQNMTADNPHNPHGVDGAYGLFRWVGIGTRDGNVDDYNQDYTTGFKGNLDWKDASWEIYFHNNVADNKSVGQYYLSYGGLAYNEANDIDLGTDEGVANMKATTLQDSKSNLNHYYAGIGFDMFELDGGAVAHYFGAEFMEQTYADTYDGQSEAGLVGGSAGNSAAGERDITSFFYEAALPVLDNLEVNVAVRYDDYSDFGDNVAPSVKARWEVADGIVLRASYSESFRAPGLDELNAATTFSAEAATDYAQCAGNGVAAEDCPERQYDTYYKSNSGLGPETSDYVNFGVVWDITEEFGVKLDYFNLAIDNVIQAKTVQSLLNDEAAGLLTALAPGTDTSDETFYLVRAASGAIVEAGTGYFNGIGFEIEGIDLTFTGMVETEFGDFRFNNVNSFVLAYDQEIGGVITDTKGWAGQPELKSVATLSWSMEDHLVAWNTTYTDSTDAGSGPGTGKLGSWVIHNLTYTYNAGEYGALTLTVNNLTDEDPVLNSSGQWTNQDLYNNFGRDYRVNYQISF, from the coding sequence ATGTTTACAAATTCCAAGTTGGCGAAATCAGTTCGCCTAGCTATGGCTTTTGGCGCTGCGTCAACAGCTATGGTTGCTTCAACTTCTGTCATCGCTCAAGAAGAAGGTGCTAGTTCAGTTGAGAAAATTTCAGTTACAGGTTCACGTATCCAACGTACTGACCTTGAAGGGGCTTCACCTGTAATCTCCATCACAGCTGCTGATATCAAAATGGAAGGTGACTTTACTGTTGCTGATGCATTACGTAGCAGCTCTTTGAACTCTTTCGGTTCGTTCTCTGAACGTTCTGGTAGTTCAGCTCAATCTCAAGCAACTATTAACCTACGTGGTGCTGGTTCACGTCGTACGTTGGTATTGTTGAACGGCCGTCGTTTCCCAGGTTCACCTACACTAGGTGGTGCATCTGCTAACCTTAATGCTATTCCTTTTGCTGCTGTTGAACGTATCGACATCATGACTGAAGGTGCTTCTGCGGTATATGGTTCTGACGCAATGGCTGGTGTTGTTAACGTTATCCTTAAAGAAGATTACGAAGGTCTTACATTTAACATCGGTGCTGGACATCGTGACCAAGACGAAGGTACTACATCTAAAGAATTCTCTATTGTAGGCGGTGTGTCTAACGATAAAGGTAACATTACCTTCGCATTCGATCATCAAGAGCGTAAAGGTATTTCTGACGGTGCACGTCCATATACTGCTGCTAGCATGACTGATTTCGATGGCGATGGTGTAATCCAAGCTTATCAAGAAACATCTGGTTGGTCTTATTTCGGTGCAACTGTACTGACTCCTGATTTCGGGACGGCGACAGCATCTCCATTGTGTGGTGACTTGACTGCTGAATATGGTTCTAACACTTTCCAAGAAGTACGTGCTGATCAAGACTGGGGTGCTGGTTCTACTTACTGTATGTATGCTTACGCGAACGTGTCTTACAATACTGCATCTATCGATCGTAATACGCTTTATGTGAATGCTAACTATGAAGTTGCTGATGACATTGAATGGTTCGGACAAGCTATGTTCGTACAAAACAGCTCATTTGGTCGTTATGCTCCTCCTGCTGCTGCTTGGCAAAATATGACAGCTGATAACCCTCATAACCCTCATGGGGTTGATGGTGCTTACGGTCTGTTCCGCTGGGTTGGTATTGGTACTCGTGACGGCAACGTTGACGATTATAACCAAGATTATACTACTGGTTTCAAAGGTAACCTTGATTGGAAAGATGCTTCTTGGGAAATTTATTTCCATAATAACGTTGCTGATAACAAATCAGTTGGTCAGTATTACTTAAGCTACGGTGGTTTAGCATATAACGAAGCTAATGATATCGATCTTGGTACTGACGAAGGTGTTGCAAATATGAAGGCAACAACTTTGCAAGATTCTAAGTCTAATCTTAACCATTACTATGCTGGTATCGGTTTCGATATGTTTGAACTAGACGGTGGTGCGGTTGCGCATTACTTTGGTGCTGAGTTCATGGAGCAAACTTATGCAGATACTTATGACGGTCAGTCTGAAGCTGGTCTAGTAGGTGGTTCTGCAGGTAACAGTGCTGCGGGTGAGCGTGATATCACATCATTCTTCTACGAAGCTGCTCTTCCTGTACTTGACAATCTAGAAGTTAACGTAGCGGTTCGTTACGATGACTATTCTGATTTCGGTGATAACGTTGCTCCTTCTGTTAAAGCTCGTTGGGAAGTTGCTGATGGTATCGTGCTACGTGCATCTTACTCTGAGTCATTCCGTGCACCAGGCTTGGATGAATTGAACGCTGCAACTACATTCTCTGCTGAAGCTGCTACCGATTACGCACAGTGTGCTGGTAATGGTGTTGCTGCAGAAGATTGTCCTGAGCGTCAATATGACACTTACTACAAATCAAATTCTGGCTTAGGTCCAGAAACATCTGATTATGTGAACTTTGGTGTTGTATGGGATATCACAGAAGAGTTTGGCGTAAAGCTTGACTACTTCAACTTAGCTATTGACAACGTAATCCAAGCCAAAACTGTTCAATCATTGTTGAACGACGAAGCTGCAGGTCTTCTAACTGCGCTGGCTCCTGGTACTGATACGTCTGATGAAACTTTCTACTTGGTCCGTGCTGCTTCTGGCGCAATCGTAGAAGCGGGTACTGGTTATTTCAACGGTATTGGTTTCGAAATTGAAGGTATCGATTTAACCTTCACTGGTATGGTAGAAACAGAGTTTGGTGACTTCCGTTTTAACAACGTGAACAGCTTCGTACTTGCTTACGACCAAGAAATTGGTGGTGTCATTACTGATACTAAAGGTTGGGCTGGTCAGCCTGAACTTAAGTCTGTAGCGACTCTATCTTGGTCTATGGAAGATCATTTAGTAGCTTGGAACACGACTTACACTGATAGTACTGATGCGGGTTCTGGCCCAGGTACAGGTAAGTTAGGTAGCTGGGTAATCCACAACCTAACCTACACGTATAATGCAGGTGAGTACGGTGCGCTTACACTAACAGTTAACAACCTGACTGATGAAGATCCAGTATTGAACTCTTCAGGTCAGTGGACTAACCAAGATCTATACAACAACTTCGGTCGTGATTACCGTGTAAACTATCAAATTAGTTTCTAA
- a CDS encoding fumarylacetoacetate hydrolase family protein: MKLASIKNGTRDGQLVVVSRDLTLAISATDIAPTLQAALDNWQALAPKLQHLYDQLNTGSVDRAVKFDQAECESPLPRAYQWADGSAYVNHVELVRKARGAEIPESFWTDPLMYQGGSDDFIGPKDDIQLPSDKWGVDFEAEVAVITDDVPMGIAKQHAADHIKLLMLVNDVSLRGLIPGELAKGFGFFQSKPASAFSPVAITPDELGAHWQNAKVTLPLLSSYNYQPFGKPQAGEDMTFSFAELIAHAAKSRNLGAGAIIGSGTVSNKQGTEYGTSIAEGGVGYSCIAEVRMIETIRDGQPSTSFMQFGDHIKIDMHDEDGNSIFGSIEQNVVKAGLPHEG; the protein is encoded by the coding sequence ATGAAATTAGCAAGTATTAAAAATGGTACACGAGATGGCCAATTGGTCGTTGTTAGTCGTGATTTGACTTTGGCTATTTCAGCAACAGACATTGCGCCGACTTTGCAGGCCGCACTGGACAACTGGCAAGCACTCGCGCCTAAATTGCAACATTTGTATGATCAATTAAATACGGGCTCTGTAGACAGGGCGGTAAAGTTCGACCAAGCAGAATGTGAATCACCACTCCCCCGAGCCTATCAATGGGCCGACGGTAGTGCCTATGTAAACCACGTAGAGCTAGTGCGCAAAGCGCGGGGTGCGGAAATACCAGAAAGCTTCTGGACCGATCCATTAATGTATCAAGGCGGCTCTGATGATTTTATCGGGCCTAAAGATGATATTCAGTTGCCCAGTGATAAGTGGGGAGTTGATTTTGAAGCCGAAGTTGCTGTGATAACCGATGATGTTCCTATGGGTATTGCTAAGCAGCATGCAGCTGATCACATTAAGCTTTTAATGTTGGTTAACGATGTGTCTTTACGTGGGTTGATACCGGGTGAACTAGCAAAAGGATTTGGTTTCTTTCAATCCAAACCGGCATCGGCTTTTTCGCCCGTCGCGATTACGCCAGACGAGTTGGGTGCTCATTGGCAAAACGCAAAAGTCACCTTGCCACTGTTATCTAGCTACAATTACCAACCGTTCGGTAAGCCCCAAGCTGGAGAAGATATGACCTTTAGCTTCGCTGAGTTGATAGCCCATGCTGCTAAGTCTCGTAACTTAGGTGCAGGAGCCATTATTGGTTCGGGTACGGTGTCAAATAAACAGGGTACAGAATACGGCACTAGTATCGCTGAAGGTGGGGTAGGTTATTCGTGTATTGCTGAAGTGCGTATGATTGAAACTATTCGCGATGGTCAACCAAGCACTAGCTTTATGCAATTTGGTGATCACATAAAAATTGACATGCATGATGAGGATGGCAATAGCATATTCGGTAGCATTGAACAAAATGTGGTGAAAGCGGGTCTACCTCACGAAGGCTAG
- a CDS encoding late competence development ComFB family protein produces MKLDDDIHNYYEHLILERIAELGLNKNKSNDYIADLCCLALNQVPPRYIRYEVDMSFYLPQSERQQMEMNVTNAVNKAIEFLDEEKK; encoded by the coding sequence ATGAAGTTAGACGATGATATCCACAATTATTACGAACATTTAATTTTAGAGCGAATTGCTGAACTTGGTTTAAACAAAAATAAAAGTAATGATTACATTGCAGACTTATGTTGTTTAGCACTTAACCAAGTACCGCCACGCTATATTCGCTATGAAGTAGATATGTCGTTTTATCTACCGCAAAGTGAGCGCCAGCAGATGGAAATGAATGTTACTAATGCGGTTAACAAAGCAATAGAATTCTTGGATGAAGAAAAAAAATAG